One segment of Niabella beijingensis DNA contains the following:
- a CDS encoding shikimate kinase → MRIYLIGFMGAGKTHWGKILSKKLELPFYDLDDLIIESEGRSVATIFEEEGEEYFRMKEKEILYMITDSHPSLLLSCGGGAPCYFNNIDYMNQKGTTVWLNTPFEILLGRLRQQRAHRPLLKDLDDEQLQAYIVKKNNDRRIYYDQAKLKVDDSHIKPEEFVKKIIDA, encoded by the coding sequence ATGCGTATATATTTAATCGGCTTTATGGGGGCAGGGAAAACGCACTGGGGAAAGATCCTCAGTAAAAAGCTGGAGCTGCCTTTCTATGACCTGGATGATCTTATTATTGAATCCGAAGGAAGGTCTGTTGCAACAATTTTTGAGGAAGAAGGGGAAGAGTATTTCCGTATGAAGGAAAAAGAGATCCTCTATATGATCACCGACAGTCACCCCAGCCTGCTGCTTTCCTGTGGCGGAGGGGCACCCTGTTATTTCAATAATATTGATTACATGAATCAGAAAGGGACCACGGTATGGCTGAATACACCTTTTGAAATCCTGTTGGGACGGCTCCGCCAGCAAAGGGCACACCGGCCGTTGTTAAAAGACCTGGATGATGAACAATTACAGGCCTATATTGTTAAGAAAAATAATGACCGGCGGATCTACTACGACCAGGCAAAGCTCAAAGTGGACGATAGCCATATCAAACCGGAAGAATTTGTAAAAAAGATCATTGATGCATAG
- a CDS encoding SDR family oxidoreductase, with protein MTAFDLTGKVIVITGATGILGKAFVDGIVTAGGTVVIAGRNEKVALEREKQVKARGGKALSVIADVTREEELNAGCARILEEFGRIDGLVNAAGGNIKNAIIQKDMGLFDLDIAALREVMDLNLMGTVLPTQVFGKVIASNGGGSIVNISSMASQRAITRVLGYSLAKSAIDAYTKWFAMELGNRYGDAVRMNAIAPGFFLTEQNRELLTKPGGGMTGRGEAVVQHTPFKRFGDPQELTGALVWLLSDASRFVTGTVINVDGGFSIFSGV; from the coding sequence ATGACAGCGTTTGATCTTACAGGAAAAGTTATCGTGATCACCGGGGCTACTGGAATTCTGGGTAAGGCTTTTGTGGATGGTATTGTAACGGCAGGGGGCACGGTGGTGATCGCCGGCAGGAATGAAAAGGTAGCGCTGGAGCGGGAAAAACAGGTAAAGGCCAGAGGTGGTAAAGCACTTTCAGTCATCGCGGATGTTACCCGGGAAGAAGAACTGAATGCCGGCTGTGCCAGGATACTGGAGGAGTTCGGTCGTATCGACGGGCTGGTAAATGCCGCCGGCGGTAACATAAAGAACGCCATCATACAAAAGGACATGGGACTTTTTGACCTGGATATAGCCGCATTGCGCGAAGTGATGGATCTGAATTTAATGGGTACGGTACTTCCAACGCAGGTCTTTGGAAAAGTGATCGCATCCAACGGAGGGGGCAGTATTGTCAATATCTCCTCAATGGCATCCCAGCGGGCCATAACCCGGGTGCTGGGATACAGTCTTGCCAAAAGCGCGATTGATGCCTATACAAAATGGTTTGCCATGGAACTGGGTAACCGGTACGGAGATGCGGTTCGCATGAATGCCATTGCACCGGGTTTCTTTCTTACAGAACAAAACAGAGAACTGCTGACGAAACCCGGCGGGGGAATGACCGGCCGTGGTGAAGCAGTAGTGCAACATACACCATTCAAACGATTTGGAGATCCACAGGAATTAACGGGCGCGCTGGTTTGGCTGCTGAGTGATGCGTCCCGTTTTGTAACAGGAACTGTCATAAATGTTGATGGAGGCTTTTCCATCTTCAGCGGGGTGTAG
- a CDS encoding FtsK/SpoIIIE family DNA translocase translates to MATKSKPKNKKPTERSKKNTTGTWKIEKEERVRLKELAKDERTWKIAGTTFLLIAVFLIISFISYFFTWKQDFTQISRGSEILWDPDVSMQNLLGKVGALVAHYFIYRLFGIAAVLICTFFFVVGVNLLWRRRVFSVWRNLKYVTLGMLVVSAILAYLLPNEEFRWGGGVGNVIVNWLAGSLGYIGAGAVLGLIVIAYFIWQFNPAFSFPKKIRRAPQEAPAAAENETEAVALKEQELVPETLVGTGQGARLVIDPEVEKPKYDLKLINKEPVIQAKEEEEGYERITVLKPETRKTVPVETKETAENESYSEPEMPASIKPVKPAKPVSDDDLKLEINSGPIAPAPATAAATTPSEKGKAYEPTLDLKHYKKPSADLLESHGSEKVVQDPAELENNKNQIIKTLANYDIEIQKISATVGPTVTLYEIVPAAGVRISKIKNLEDDIALSLSALGIRIIAPIPGRGTIGIEVPNARKTIVSMKTLLSSDKFRNSSMSLPIALGKRIDNENFIVDLATMPHLLMAGATGQGKSVGINAILVSLLYSKHPSQLKFVLVDPKKVELSVYSQIVNHFLARLPNEEDAIITDTKKVINTLNALCIEMDNRYDLLKDAGCRNIKEYNAKFAARKLNPEKGHLFMPFIVLVVDEFADLIMTAGKEVEMPIARLAQLARAVGIHLIIATQRPSVNIITGIIKANFPARIAFKVSSKIDSRTILDAGGADQLIGKGDMLISLNGEISRLQCAFVDTPEVDKVVDFIAYQEGYPQPFLLPEYIDEKDLENGDFDLDDRDSLFEDAARLIVANQIGSTSLLQRRMKLGYNRAGRLMDQLEQSGIVGPNQGSKAREVLIKTEAELQQHLDMLG, encoded by the coding sequence ATGGCGACTAAGAGTAAACCGAAGAATAAAAAACCAACAGAACGGAGTAAGAAAAATACGACTGGCACCTGGAAAATAGAAAAAGAAGAGCGGGTTCGGTTGAAGGAGCTGGCTAAAGACGAGCGTACCTGGAAAATTGCGGGTACCACTTTTCTGCTGATCGCCGTTTTCCTGATCATTTCTTTTATTTCCTATTTTTTTACCTGGAAACAGGATTTTACACAGATCTCCAGGGGAAGTGAGATCCTCTGGGATCCGGATGTCAGCATGCAGAACCTGCTGGGCAAGGTAGGCGCACTTGTGGCGCATTATTTTATTTACCGGTTGTTCGGGATCGCCGCTGTTCTGATCTGCACCTTCTTTTTTGTGGTAGGGGTGAACCTGCTGTGGAGGCGCCGGGTCTTTTCGGTATGGAGGAACCTGAAATATGTGACACTCGGTATGCTGGTGGTATCTGCCATCCTGGCCTACCTGCTGCCCAATGAAGAATTCCGGTGGGGCGGGGGAGTGGGCAATGTGATTGTAAACTGGCTGGCCGGTTCCCTGGGATATATCGGTGCCGGTGCTGTGCTGGGGTTAATTGTAATCGCCTATTTCATCTGGCAGTTTAACCCCGCCTTCAGCTTCCCCAAAAAGATCAGACGCGCACCTCAGGAGGCGCCGGCAGCAGCGGAAAATGAAACGGAAGCAGTGGCGTTGAAAGAGCAGGAACTGGTGCCGGAAACCTTAGTTGGCACCGGCCAGGGCGCCCGGCTGGTGATCGACCCGGAAGTGGAAAAGCCGAAGTATGATCTTAAGCTGATCAATAAAGAACCCGTTATACAGGCCAAGGAAGAGGAAGAAGGGTATGAGCGTATCACGGTGCTGAAGCCCGAGACCAGAAAGACCGTACCGGTTGAAACAAAAGAAACAGCGGAAAACGAAAGCTACAGCGAGCCGGAGATGCCTGCGAGTATCAAACCCGTGAAGCCGGCGAAGCCTGTTTCAGATGACGACCTGAAACTGGAGATCAACTCCGGGCCCATCGCTCCGGCGCCTGCCACAGCAGCGGCAACCACACCGTCAGAAAAAGGCAAGGCATATGAACCCACCCTAGACCTCAAACATTATAAGAAACCTTCTGCGGATCTGCTGGAATCGCATGGCAGTGAAAAAGTAGTACAGGATCCCGCCGAACTGGAGAACAATAAGAACCAGATCATAAAGACCCTGGCAAACTATGATATCGAAATACAAAAAATAAGCGCCACGGTCGGTCCGACAGTTACCCTGTATGAAATTGTGCCGGCCGCCGGTGTCCGGATCTCAAAGATCAAGAACCTGGAAGACGATATTGCGCTGAGCCTGTCGGCGCTCGGGATCCGGATCATAGCTCCCATTCCGGGGCGCGGTACCATTGGTATTGAAGTGCCCAATGCCCGCAAAACCATAGTGAGCATGAAAACACTGTTGTCTTCCGATAAATTCCGGAACAGCAGTATGTCGCTTCCCATCGCATTGGGGAAACGGATCGACAATGAAAACTTTATCGTGGATCTGGCTACCATGCCTCACCTGCTGATGGCAGGTGCCACCGGTCAGGGAAAGTCGGTAGGGATCAATGCCATCCTCGTTTCCCTCTTATACAGCAAACATCCTTCACAGCTGAAGTTTGTGCTGGTCGATCCCAAAAAAGTGGAGCTGAGTGTATACAGTCAGATCGTGAACCACTTTCTGGCGCGGCTGCCCAATGAAGAAGATGCCATCATCACCGATACAAAAAAAGTGATCAATACACTGAATGCCTTATGTATTGAAATGGATAACCGTTACGACCTGTTGAAAGATGCGGGTTGCAGGAACATAAAAGAATACAACGCCAAGTTCGCGGCCCGCAAACTTAACCCGGAGAAAGGACATTTGTTCATGCCCTTTATTGTGCTGGTGGTGGATGAGTTTGCCGACCTGATCATGACGGCAGGTAAGGAAGTGGAAATGCCCATCGCACGACTGGCCCAGCTGGCCAGGGCTGTAGGGATCCACCTGATCATCGCCACACAACGCCCGTCTGTGAATATCATTACCGGTATCATCAAGGCCAACTTCCCCGCCCGTATCGCCTTTAAGGTGAGCAGTAAGATCGACAGCCGTACCATCCTGGATGCCGGCGGTGCCGATCAGCTGATCGGCAAAGGGGATATGCTGATCAGTTTAAACGGGGAAATTTCCCGTCTGCAATGTGCTTTTGTAGATACACCTGAAGTGGACAAAGTAGTTGACTTTATTGCTTACCAGGAAGGGTATCCGCAACCGTTCCTGCTGCCGGAATATATTGATGAAAAGGACCTGGAGAACGGAGATTTCGATCTTGATGACCGGGACTCTCTTTTTGAAGACGCTGCCCGGCTGATCGTAGCCAACCAGATCGGTTCCACGTCCCTGTTACAACGCCGGATGAAGCTGGGGTACAACCGTGCCGGGCGGCTGATGGACCAGCTTGAACAGTCCGGCATCGTAGGCCCGAACCAGGGCAGTAAGGCCCGGGAAGTGCTGATTAAAACCGAAGCAGAACTGCAGCAGCACCTCGATATGCTGGGTTAA
- a CDS encoding LacI family DNA-binding transcriptional regulator, translating into MKKGVTIKDIAAKLNMSVSTVSKALSNHPSISALTKERVVKQANEWNYIPNEAARHFKQSKSYTLGLVIPDLLDQFYVLAINGVEAIAGRNKYQVVVAQSHEDADQEAQIIQNLISSRVDGVIIAISKNTKKTELFQRLEQTGIPVVFLSRSLNDSGFDAVATDNENAAELAIDYLCKKGHRRIAHLMGPKALGTSHLRHEGYRKAIEKRGITYDAALVKEIDFSVSQTDEVMEALFALPDPPSAFFTFKSYVSLDALRFIKEKYPQKLQEVDIVGFGNLPLIQYLDNKPSASIDENSFDMGTTAAELLLKHIENEREEPLPVSTVRIPCKLIIHHL; encoded by the coding sequence TTGAAAAAGGGAGTTACCATAAAAGATATTGCTGCAAAACTCAACATGTCCGTTTCCACTGTTTCGAAGGCGTTGAGCAACCACCCAAGTATCAGTGCACTTACCAAAGAGCGTGTTGTAAAACAGGCCAATGAATGGAATTATATACCCAATGAAGCGGCCAGGCATTTTAAACAAAGTAAATCCTATACACTCGGACTGGTGATCCCGGACCTGCTGGACCAGTTTTATGTACTGGCCATAAACGGAGTGGAAGCCATTGCCGGCAGGAATAAATACCAGGTAGTCGTGGCACAATCACACGAAGATGCCGACCAGGAGGCCCAGATCATTCAAAACCTGATCAGCAGCCGGGTGGATGGTGTGATCATTGCCATTTCAAAGAATACCAAGAAAACAGAGCTTTTTCAGCGCCTGGAACAAACGGGCATCCCGGTCGTCTTTCTTTCCCGTTCGCTGAACGATTCGGGCTTTGATGCAGTGGCTACCGACAACGAAAATGCAGCCGAACTGGCCATCGACTATCTCTGTAAGAAAGGGCACCGCCGTATCGCGCACCTGATGGGACCAAAAGCCCTGGGCACCAGTCACCTGCGGCACGAAGGATACCGGAAGGCCATTGAGAAAAGAGGGATCACCTATGATGCGGCGCTTGTAAAGGAAATTGATTTTTCAGTTTCTCAAACGGATGAAGTGATGGAGGCACTGTTTGCCCTGCCGGATCCGCCTTCTGCCTTTTTTACCTTCAAGAGCTATGTCAGCCTGGATGCATTACGGTTCATCAAGGAAAAATACCCGCAAAAACTACAGGAGGTCGATATTGTCGGCTTTGGCAACCTGCCGCTGATCCAGTACCTCGATAACAAGCCCAGTGCTTCCATTGATGAAAATTCATTCGATATGGGTACCACTGCCGCAGAACTGTTGCTGAAGCATATCGAAAATGAACGTGAGGAGCCGCTTCCGGTCTCTACGGTTCGTATTCCGTGTAAACTCATCATCCATCACCTATAA
- a CDS encoding LolA family protein: MKKLYLGTAFLFMGLISFAQQRDPNAKAILDAASAKFKSYQTVTATFAYANQNAQGKVMAKKSGTINMKGDKFNISFGDNKIFSDGKTVWNYDPSSKEVTVNNANKSESTITPQKLFTDFYSKDFMYVMGNDSKVGGKAVNIIIMQPIDKNKAFSRLYLAIDKASKTVTSATIVEKSGNKTVYSVGSMKTNAPLADAQFTFDQSKYPGVEVVDLR; the protein is encoded by the coding sequence ATGAAGAAATTATATCTGGGCACTGCTTTTCTGTTCATGGGACTTATTTCATTTGCGCAGCAACGGGATCCGAATGCGAAAGCCATTCTGGATGCTGCCAGTGCCAAATTCAAATCGTATCAAACGGTAACCGCAACATTTGCCTATGCCAATCAGAATGCGCAGGGAAAAGTGATGGCAAAAAAAAGCGGAACGATCAATATGAAAGGCGATAAGTTCAATATCAGTTTTGGAGATAACAAGATCTTCAGCGATGGAAAAACGGTATGGAATTACGACCCCTCCAGTAAGGAGGTCACGGTGAACAATGCAAATAAATCAGAAAGCACCATTACCCCCCAGAAATTATTTACTGACTTTTACAGTAAGGATTTTATGTATGTAATGGGGAATGATTCAAAGGTGGGAGGTAAAGCGGTAAATATTATTATCATGCAGCCTATCGACAAGAATAAAGCATTCAGCCGGTTGTATCTTGCAATTGATAAGGCCAGCAAAACGGTTACCAGCGCCACCATCGTGGAAAAAAGCGGTAACAAAACCGTATACAGCGTGGGCAGCATGAAAACCAATGCACCCCTCGCCGATGCACAGTTTACTTTTGACCAGTCAAAATATCCTGGTGTGGAAGTAGTGGATCTCCGCTAA
- a CDS encoding SusC/RagA family TonB-linked outer membrane protein, translating into MRTLWVHCLFMSVGVLTALTATANNKKKDACLPGGDSIIPATTYAADTLISGIVKNAKEEPMEGATVMLKTTGRSVLTNGKGEFSILAGEKDTLVISYAGYETKETAIGGSRIFAVTLNTAGENLSDVVVVAFGTQKKSEVVGSVTQIKPEELKIPSSNLTTALAGRVPGMIAVQRTGEPGADNAEFYIRGITTFGYGRGPLILIDGIESTSNDLARINVDDIASFNIYKDATATALYGSRAANGVISISTKEGKRGKAQISLRAETNLSMNTRDVELADPVTYMKLNNEAILTRNPLAPVLYSDEKIDNTVVGSGSYIFPSTDWRKELFKDQTLNQRLNMSVSGGGDVAKYYVGGTFTQDNGLLKVDPRNNFNNNINFKTYSLRSNVNMFVSPTTEMIVRLSGVFEDYNGPIYSGGDMYTRVMRANPALFPAYYPKDSAHRFVNHIMFGNYGNGDYLNPYADMIRGYQDRGRSKVGAQLELKQDLKGITPGLKVRGRISTDRHAYFTITRQYLPFYYGLSNYNLREGTYNTYLINEEKGRETLDYDEGTKEINSTIYGEAAIDYYRTFNTKHTLSGMLIGYLQERLNPNAGSIQESLPFRNIGLSGRATYGFANRYHIEFNFGYNGSERFYKTQRWGLFPSAGIAWTVSNEPFFETIKDKVNLLKFRATYGYAGKDDIGDAKDRFFYLSEVNLSNPSYGSVFGRDNGYSRPGVSISRYSDPNITWETSRDANIAIELGLLNKLNLIAEYYRRNRYNILQQRASTPASMGLWAQPQTNIGEVTGQGVDVDLSFNHTFANSMFIQAMANFTYASAKYKVFEEYEYPGAWWRSKIGYPINQQWGYIAQSLFADEAEVANSPVQGFGQYMAGDIKYKDVNGDGRITELDMVPLGYPTTPEIVYGFGLSFGNKHFDFQAFFQGAGRTSFWINPEATAPFNSYYYNDAERTSGVQYVNQLLQAYADSYWSEDNRNLYALWPRLSTFPIANNTQTSTWFMRNGAFLRLKHVEIGYKLPANWISRIGMKSARIYVSGMNLYTWSKFKIWDIEMGGNGLRYPNQKVYNLGLLVDF; encoded by the coding sequence ATGAGAACTTTATGGGTGCATTGCCTTTTCATGTCGGTAGGTGTACTGACTGCACTGACTGCAACTGCAAATAACAAAAAAAAGGATGCCTGTCTGCCGGGGGGGGACAGCATCATACCGGCCACAACGTATGCCGCAGATACATTGATTTCCGGGATCGTAAAAAACGCAAAGGAAGAACCGATGGAAGGCGCCACCGTCATGCTTAAGACCACAGGAAGGTCTGTACTGACCAATGGAAAAGGAGAGTTTTCCATACTGGCAGGAGAGAAAGACACCCTGGTCATCTCTTATGCAGGGTATGAAACGAAGGAGACCGCCATCGGCGGCAGTCGTATTTTTGCGGTAACACTGAACACCGCAGGTGAAAATCTTTCGGATGTGGTGGTGGTGGCCTTCGGGACCCAGAAGAAATCCGAAGTCGTTGGGTCGGTAACACAAATAAAACCGGAGGAGCTGAAGATCCCTTCCAGCAATCTTACCACTGCACTGGCAGGGCGCGTTCCGGGAATGATTGCCGTCCAACGGACGGGAGAGCCGGGTGCAGATAACGCAGAATTCTACATAAGAGGGATCACTACTTTCGGATATGGAAGAGGCCCGCTGATACTGATCGATGGGATCGAATCGACCAGCAACGATCTGGCCCGGATCAATGTGGATGATATCGCCAGCTTTAATATCTATAAAGATGCCACCGCTACTGCATTGTATGGCAGCCGGGCTGCAAACGGTGTGATCTCTATTTCAACCAAAGAAGGGAAAAGAGGGAAGGCCCAGATCTCGCTGCGGGCGGAAACCAATCTTTCCATGAATACTCGGGATGTGGAACTAGCAGATCCCGTAACCTATATGAAGCTGAATAACGAAGCGATCCTCACGCGCAATCCGCTGGCACCGGTACTGTACTCCGATGAGAAGATCGATAATACGGTTGTTGGATCCGGTTCTTATATTTTCCCTTCCACCGACTGGCGGAAGGAGTTGTTCAAAGACCAGACCCTTAACCAGCGGTTGAATATGAGTGTGAGCGGAGGCGGTGATGTGGCCAAATACTATGTAGGCGGTACATTTACCCAGGACAATGGTTTGCTGAAAGTGGATCCGCGGAATAATTTCAACAACAACATCAATTTTAAAACCTATTCGCTGCGTTCCAATGTCAACATGTTTGTTTCGCCTACTACCGAGATGATCGTGCGGCTTTCCGGTGTTTTTGAAGATTATAACGGCCCTATTTATTCCGGCGGGGATATGTACACAAGAGTGATGCGCGCCAACCCGGCGCTGTTCCCCGCTTATTATCCAAAAGACTCTGCACACCGGTTTGTGAATCATATCATGTTTGGTAATTATGGTAATGGTGATTACCTGAATCCCTATGCCGATATGATCCGCGGGTACCAGGACCGCGGCCGGTCGAAAGTGGGCGCACAGCTGGAACTGAAGCAGGACCTGAAGGGGATCACCCCGGGTTTAAAAGTACGCGGAAGGATCAGTACCGACCGCCATGCCTATTTTACCATTACCCGGCAGTACCTTCCTTTTTACTATGGATTGTCGAACTATAACCTGCGGGAAGGAACCTACAATACCTATCTGATCAATGAAGAAAAAGGAAGGGAGACACTGGATTACGATGAGGGTACCAAAGAGATCAATTCCACCATTTACGGAGAGGCCGCTATTGACTATTACCGGACCTTCAATACAAAGCATACCTTAAGCGGAATGCTGATCGGCTATCTTCAGGAGCGTCTTAATCCCAATGCGGGCAGTATCCAGGAATCCCTGCCTTTCCGCAACATCGGTTTGTCCGGGCGGGCTACCTATGGCTTTGCGAACCGTTATCATATCGAATTCAATTTTGGCTATAACGGGTCAGAACGTTTTTATAAAACACAGCGCTGGGGTCTTTTCCCGTCTGCAGGTATCGCCTGGACCGTGTCCAATGAACCCTTCTTTGAAACTATAAAAGACAAAGTGAATCTGCTGAAATTCCGTGCTACTTACGGATATGCGGGTAAAGATGATATCGGTGATGCAAAGGACCGCTTCTTTTACCTGTCGGAAGTAAATTTAAGTAACCCCTCTTACGGCTCTGTTTTCGGCAGGGATAATGGTTATTCCAGGCCGGGTGTTTCCATTTCACGTTATTCTGATCCGAATATTACCTGGGAAACCTCACGTGATGCGAACATTGCTATTGAGTTGGGCCTGCTGAATAAACTGAACCTGATTGCTGAATATTACCGGAGGAACCGCTATAATATTTTGCAACAGCGGGCGTCCACACCGGCATCCATGGGATTATGGGCACAGCCGCAGACCAACATCGGGGAGGTCACCGGACAGGGTGTGGATGTGGACCTGAGCTTTAACCACACATTCGCCAACTCTATGTTCATACAGGCGATGGCCAATTTTACCTATGCCTCGGCAAAATACAAAGTGTTTGAAGAGTATGAATATCCCGGTGCCTGGTGGCGGTCAAAGATCGGTTATCCCATCAACCAGCAATGGGGATACATCGCGCAAAGTCTGTTTGCAGACGAAGCCGAGGTCGCCAATTCCCCGGTGCAGGGCTTTGGCCAGTACATGGCTGGTGACATCAAGTATAAGGATGTAAATGGCGACGGCCGGATCACGGAACTGGATATGGTGCCGCTGGGGTATCCGACAACACCGGAGATCGTTTACGGATTCGGACTTTCTTTTGGTAATAAACATTTTGACTTCCAGGCCTTCTTCCAGGGAGCCGGAAGGACCTCCTTCTGGATCAATCCTGAAGCAACGGCACCGTTCAACAGCTATTACTATAACGATGCCGAGCGCACTTCGGGTGTGCAGTATGTGAACCAGCTGCTGCAGGCTTATGCAGACAGTTACTGGTCGGAGGATAACCGCAATCTGTATGCCCTCTGGCCCCGGTTAAGCACCTTCCCCATTGCGAATAATACGCAGACCAGCACCTGGTTTATGCGGAATGGCGCCTTCCTGAGACTGAAGCATGTGGAGATCGGGTATAAACTTCCTGCTAACTGGATCAGCCGTATCGGTATGAAAAGCGCAAGGATCTATGTAAGCGGTATGAATCTTTATACCTGGAGCAAATTCAAGATCTGGGATATCGAAATGGGCGGCAACGGGCTCCGGTATCCCAATCAGAAAGTATATAACCTGGGCCTGCTGGTAGATTTTTAA
- a CDS encoding DUF423 domain-containing protein, whose amino-acid sequence MHRFYLSLGAALSGLGVILGAFGAHRLKQIAPDSVPTFQTGVQYQMYHAIALILVAILYEKFPVKLMSWAGIAFFIGILLFSGSLYALAALKATGKVGLGGLGILTPVGGLFFIAGWLFFLLAVLNNKS is encoded by the coding sequence ATGCATAGATTTTATCTTTCCCTGGGAGCCGCATTATCCGGACTGGGAGTTATACTTGGGGCGTTCGGGGCCCATAGGCTGAAACAGATTGCACCCGACTCGGTGCCCACATTTCAGACCGGTGTGCAATACCAGATGTATCATGCGATCGCCCTGATTCTTGTAGCCATTCTTTATGAAAAATTCCCCGTAAAACTAATGTCGTGGGCCGGTATCGCCTTTTTTATCGGTATCCTGCTTTTTTCCGGATCACTCTATGCCCTGGCGGCCCTGAAAGCGACCGGGAAAGTAGGGCTTGGCGGACTGGGGATACTGACGCCGGTAGGCGGATTGTTCTTTATTGCCGGCTGGCTGTTCTTTTTGCTGGCGGTGCTTAATAATAAGTCATAA